One genomic region from Haloterrigena gelatinilytica encodes:
- a CDS encoding tyrosine--tRNA ligase — protein MDTYDLITRNAEEVVTDEEVRELADDPDGKRAYVGYEPSGVLHLGHLLTANKLIDLQEAGMEVVVLLADVHAYLNGKGTFEEIRETAEQMKAQFVAYGLDEDNTEFVYGSEFQLDEEYTLDLHELELSTTMNRAQRAMAEIQGDETAKVSHLVYPLMQTLDIEYLDLDLAVGGLDQRKVHMLAREKLPEVDYEVRPALHTPIVADLTSGEGKMSSSEGITISMEDSTEDLEEKVNSAYCPPTRDPEPDEDGNERENPVLELFEYHVFPRFEEIVVERPEKYGGDLTYETYESLAADLESGELHPADAKGTLASYLDELIAPGREKLRELRE, from the coding sequence ATGGATACCTACGACCTGATCACCCGGAACGCCGAGGAGGTCGTGACCGACGAGGAGGTGCGCGAACTCGCGGACGATCCCGACGGCAAGCGCGCCTACGTCGGCTACGAGCCCTCCGGCGTGCTCCACCTCGGCCACCTGCTGACGGCGAACAAGCTCATCGACCTCCAGGAGGCCGGCATGGAGGTCGTCGTCCTGCTGGCCGACGTCCACGCCTACCTCAACGGGAAGGGCACCTTCGAGGAGATCCGCGAGACCGCCGAGCAGATGAAGGCCCAGTTCGTCGCCTACGGGCTCGACGAGGACAACACCGAGTTCGTCTACGGCTCCGAGTTCCAGCTCGACGAGGAGTACACGCTCGACCTCCACGAGCTCGAGCTCTCGACGACGATGAACCGGGCCCAGCGCGCGATGGCGGAGATACAGGGCGACGAGACGGCCAAGGTGAGCCACCTCGTCTACCCGCTGATGCAGACGCTCGACATCGAGTACCTCGATCTCGATCTGGCCGTCGGCGGGCTCGACCAGCGCAAGGTCCACATGCTCGCCCGCGAGAAGCTGCCCGAGGTCGACTACGAGGTTCGACCCGCCCTCCACACCCCCATCGTCGCCGACCTCACCAGCGGCGAGGGGAAGATGTCCTCGAGCGAGGGCATCACCATCTCGATGGAAGACTCGACCGAGGACCTCGAAGAGAAGGTCAACTCGGCGTACTGTCCGCCGACCCGCGATCCGGAGCCCGACGAGGACGGCAACGAGCGCGAGAATCCCGTCCTCGAACTGTTCGAGTACCACGTCTTCCCGCGCTTCGAGGAGATCGTCGTCGAGCGCCCCGAGAAGTACGGCGGCGACCTGACCTACGAGACCTACGAGTCGCTGGCCGCGGACCTCGAGTCCGGGGAACTCCACCCCGCCGACGCGAAGGGGACGCTGGCGAGCTACCTCGACGAACTGATCGCGCCGGGCCGCGAGAAGCTCCGCGAACTTCGGGAGTAG
- a CDS encoding biotin--[acetyl-CoA-carboxylase] ligase: protein MNETRRAILEALSDGPVSGPELAESLDVSRAAVWKQIDGLRDAGFEIESGPTGYELVAVEAYNGPAVEFGLEAPFSVEYHETIGSTNDRARELAAEGAADVAVLADEQTGSRGRLEREWSSPSGGVWVSIVSRPTITPARAPLYTLAAAVATARAAREAGVDARIKWPNDVVVPVGDDGDYRKLAGILTEMEGETDRVDWIVPGIGVNANVDADALPEGATSVRDEAGDVDRRRFVQRLLEEFDGYRSDLETVVPAWRDLALTLGQRVRVDRPAGEVVGEAVDITDSGALVIETDDGQETVSAGDCEHLRPV from the coding sequence ATGAACGAAACGCGACGCGCGATCCTCGAGGCGCTGTCCGACGGGCCGGTCTCGGGGCCGGAGCTGGCCGAGTCGCTGGACGTCTCGCGGGCGGCCGTCTGGAAACAGATCGACGGCCTCCGCGACGCCGGCTTCGAGATCGAGAGCGGACCGACCGGTTACGAACTGGTCGCCGTCGAGGCGTACAACGGGCCGGCCGTCGAGTTCGGCCTCGAGGCGCCGTTTTCGGTCGAGTACCACGAGACGATCGGGAGCACCAACGACCGCGCGCGCGAACTCGCCGCGGAGGGCGCCGCCGACGTGGCCGTGCTGGCCGACGAGCAGACCGGCAGCCGCGGCCGACTCGAGCGCGAGTGGTCGTCGCCCTCGGGCGGCGTCTGGGTGAGCATCGTCTCGCGGCCGACGATTACGCCCGCGCGGGCGCCGCTGTACACGCTCGCGGCCGCGGTCGCCACCGCTCGAGCGGCCCGCGAGGCCGGCGTCGACGCCCGAATCAAGTGGCCGAACGACGTGGTCGTCCCGGTCGGGGACGACGGCGACTACCGGAAACTCGCGGGCATCCTCACCGAGATGGAAGGCGAGACGGACCGCGTCGACTGGATCGTTCCTGGCATCGGCGTCAACGCCAACGTAGACGCCGACGCGCTGCCGGAGGGGGCGACGAGCGTCCGCGACGAGGCGGGCGACGTCGACCGCCGACGGTTCGTCCAGCGGCTGCTCGAGGAGTTCGACGGCTACCGGAGCGACCTCGAGACCGTCGTGCCCGCGTGGCGCGACCTGGCGCTGACGCTGGGCCAGCGCGTCAGGGTCGATCGGCCCGCGGGCGAGGTCGTCGGCGAGGCGGTCGACATCACCGACTCGGGAGCGCTCGTGATCGAGACGGACGACGGGCAGGAGACGGTCTCGGCGGGCGACTGCGAACACTTACGGCCGGTCTGA
- a CDS encoding pantoate kinase: MREEATAFVPGHITGFFSAHPDDDPTEAGSRGAGVTLTDGVEVTVEPTDEAASTIVLDGRTLEIDAVETVLETLAVTARVEAESDLPLGAGFGVSGAMALGTALAANRVFERDLSWNELVTIAHGAEVQAGTGLGDVVAQARGGVPIRLEPGGPQVNELDAIPARARVEYVTFGELSTADVLSGETDRLSAAGKQALSRVVEEPTLLSFMYASRLFAREAELLTEQVARTIGDVTEVDGQASMAMLGETVFAFGTGLSDAGYEPTVCATHPAGAMLK; encoded by the coding sequence ATGCGCGAGGAGGCGACGGCGTTCGTACCGGGGCACATCACGGGCTTTTTCAGCGCTCACCCAGACGACGATCCGACCGAGGCGGGCTCTCGCGGCGCGGGAGTGACGCTTACGGACGGCGTCGAGGTAACGGTCGAACCGACCGACGAGGCGGCGTCGACGATCGTCCTCGACGGGAGGACACTCGAGATCGACGCCGTCGAGACCGTCCTCGAGACGCTCGCGGTTACGGCCCGCGTCGAGGCCGAGTCGGACCTGCCGCTGGGTGCGGGCTTCGGCGTCTCGGGGGCGATGGCGCTGGGGACGGCGCTGGCGGCCAACCGCGTGTTCGAACGCGACCTCTCCTGGAACGAACTCGTGACGATCGCCCACGGGGCGGAAGTGCAGGCCGGGACGGGGCTGGGCGACGTGGTCGCCCAGGCCCGCGGCGGCGTCCCGATTCGACTCGAGCCGGGCGGGCCGCAGGTGAACGAGCTGGACGCGATCCCCGCACGGGCGCGCGTCGAGTACGTGACGTTCGGGGAACTCTCGACGGCCGACGTCCTCTCGGGCGAGACCGACCGGCTCTCGGCGGCCGGCAAGCAGGCGCTGTCGCGGGTCGTCGAGGAGCCGACGCTGCTCTCCTTTATGTACGCCTCGCGGCTGTTCGCCCGCGAGGCGGAGCTGTTGACCGAGCAGGTCGCGCGGACGATCGGCGACGTCACGGAGGTCGACGGCCAGGCCTCGATGGCGATGCTCGGCGAAACCGTCTTCGCGTTCGGCACGGGGCTCTCCGACGCGGGCTACGAGCCGACCGTCTGTGCGACCCATCCGGCGGGCGCGATGCTGAAGTAA
- a CDS encoding helix-turn-helix domain-containing protein, producing the protein MSRGQDENRVVEVEFRVDDPSYPFVDVSRTADCRLDLEVLFPHSDGGFVEYFTAEGAPANRILDPIDDTVAVDADLVARHHDGGRVRLHVRDDCVAITVAECGAIPRTVEADGGDGRVVAEVASRSDADELVDRFEEEHPTVTVDDRRRRCRSTPLFTRHDFTQSIVETLTDRQREVFLTAYMNGFYDWPRKREASELAAKLEISPATFSQHLRTAEGKIFSSLLDTDDEDVFIE; encoded by the coding sequence ATGAGCCGAGGCCAGGACGAGAACCGCGTCGTCGAAGTCGAGTTTCGCGTCGACGACCCGTCGTATCCGTTCGTCGACGTGTCGCGGACGGCGGACTGCCGGCTCGATCTCGAGGTGCTCTTTCCCCATTCGGACGGCGGGTTCGTCGAATACTTCACCGCTGAGGGCGCTCCGGCGAATCGGATACTGGACCCGATCGACGATACCGTGGCGGTCGACGCGGATCTCGTCGCCCGCCACCACGACGGCGGGCGAGTGCGGCTTCACGTTCGCGACGACTGCGTCGCGATCACCGTCGCCGAGTGCGGCGCGATTCCGCGGACCGTCGAGGCCGACGGCGGCGACGGACGGGTCGTCGCAGAGGTCGCCTCGAGGTCGGACGCCGACGAACTCGTCGATCGGTTCGAAGAGGAGCACCCGACCGTGACCGTCGACGACCGTCGCAGGCGGTGCCGATCGACGCCGCTCTTTACGCGTCACGACTTCACCCAGTCGATCGTCGAGACGCTCACCGACAGACAGCGGGAGGTGTTCCTGACGGCCTACATGAACGGCTTCTACGACTGGCCGCGGAAGCGCGAGGCCAGCGAACTCGCCGCCAAACTAGAAATCTCGCCGGCCACCTTCTCGCAGCACCTCCGGACCGCCGAAGGGAAGATCTTCAGTTCGCTCCTCGATACCGACGACGAGGACGTGTTCATCGAGTGA
- a CDS encoding DUF1508 domain-containing protein — protein sequence MSSPSEIHQNLFRLYEHYVGEPDSSKDVYGYWVFIVGYLLGAAGIFTYVVGYAGSAGSYTLIRISGVTAATGLALCLFGIVLMLPVRRIGIYASALGLLVALGGVVFFGWAYPNNWRDLGTDYSVQVISVYTLGIGLIAGVTALVPILTGQKGMFVEEEGATDDPEIMTGDAMEGAQFAVFRDEDGDWQWRVLHLEALAASNDSAVTRPEATESIERVQSQISSAGLMELTTSAFRLYEDRDGTWQWTLARDDGSVVGASTGEFEQRDGAENSVSFLKDRGPEADVIEIEGAAFTYEERRDRWYWQLVDDERTPLASTDTGHRTQEAAEEAARTFAERFDRARLLDVEHVGVELVERAGNWTWRFVDDADEVVATASDDYDSRRDAEAAAEALLPALESAAVTVAGEPTYECYESGSQWRWRLVDESEHVVARSPTETTARGAVEAGADRFGDHVRDADVVEIDDAEYEIYPAENEPSAAEDDGDDLPAAVDEAMADGGTELEFDEGADQTPTGPDWNWRLVTEDRDVVAASTEPHPDAESATEAIERVRQQASEADLIEFEHAAFQVYEADDSEWRWRLIDEDGNVLADSGEEHTSRGEAAEAMMTLKEQAPEAELLEIETAAFELFVDEDDEWGWRLIDEAGKLVAEDPATHPTRGAARQAMNRLLEHLDSDVRTMDDAIFQPYADEDWQWRFVLPTGETVAEAGETHATRDELVADLDDVRESAASARTHAIGEVAVQLYDSGGWHWRLLDRDREEVADSTVTYDDRDGAVGGVEALQTHVADAPIFAIEDAAIRLDRDDGWSWELVDREREVIASAVGAGTSKAAVLDDIEAVRQLAPMAGRVDFDVASFELVADEDDRWQWRLIDEDGHTIASGTEAHASTEAARAALEDVRELIAEASILEIDGVSFELHTAEGGDGWVWQLIDEYGTTMAESTRTYENRTEAREAMNDVKAHAPDGWITFTE from the coding sequence ATGTCTTCACCGAGTGAAATTCACCAAAACTTGTTTCGGCTGTACGAACACTACGTCGGTGAACCCGACTCGAGCAAGGACGTCTACGGCTACTGGGTGTTCATCGTGGGCTACCTGCTCGGGGCGGCCGGCATTTTCACCTACGTCGTCGGCTACGCCGGCAGCGCGGGCTCGTACACCCTGATCAGGATCTCCGGCGTCACCGCGGCGACGGGGCTGGCGCTCTGTCTGTTCGGCATCGTCTTGATGCTCCCGGTGCGCAGGATCGGGATCTACGCGAGCGCGCTCGGACTGCTGGTCGCACTCGGTGGCGTCGTCTTTTTCGGCTGGGCCTACCCCAACAACTGGCGGGATCTGGGAACCGACTACAGCGTTCAGGTCATCTCCGTTTACACGCTCGGAATCGGACTGATCGCGGGCGTCACCGCTCTCGTTCCCATTCTGACGGGACAGAAGGGGATGTTCGTCGAGGAGGAGGGCGCGACCGACGATCCGGAGATCATGACCGGCGACGCGATGGAGGGCGCCCAGTTCGCCGTCTTCCGCGACGAGGACGGCGACTGGCAGTGGCGCGTGCTCCACCTCGAGGCGCTGGCGGCGAGCAACGACAGCGCGGTCACGCGACCGGAGGCGACCGAGAGCATCGAGCGCGTTCAGTCCCAAATCAGCTCCGCGGGGCTGATGGAGCTGACGACCTCCGCGTTCCGCCTCTACGAGGACCGCGACGGCACCTGGCAGTGGACGCTGGCCCGCGACGACGGCAGCGTCGTCGGCGCCAGCACCGGCGAGTTCGAACAGCGCGACGGCGCCGAGAACTCGGTCAGCTTCCTCAAGGACCGCGGTCCGGAGGCCGACGTCATCGAGATCGAGGGCGCGGCGTTCACCTACGAAGAACGGCGCGACCGGTGGTACTGGCAACTGGTCGACGACGAGCGGACGCCGCTGGCCTCGACCGACACCGGCCACCGAACGCAGGAGGCCGCCGAGGAGGCGGCCCGGACGTTCGCCGAGCGGTTCGATCGGGCGCGGCTGCTCGACGTCGAGCACGTCGGCGTCGAGCTCGTCGAGCGCGCCGGTAACTGGACGTGGCGGTTCGTCGACGACGCCGACGAGGTCGTCGCCACCGCCTCGGACGACTACGACTCCCGCCGGGACGCCGAGGCGGCCGCCGAAGCGCTGCTCCCCGCGCTCGAGTCGGCCGCCGTCACGGTCGCCGGGGAGCCGACCTACGAGTGCTACGAGTCGGGCTCGCAGTGGCGCTGGCGGCTCGTCGACGAGTCCGAACACGTCGTCGCCCGGAGTCCGACCGAGACGACGGCCCGCGGGGCCGTCGAAGCGGGCGCCGATCGGTTCGGCGACCACGTCCGCGACGCCGACGTCGTCGAGATCGACGACGCGGAGTACGAGATCTACCCCGCGGAGAACGAACCATCGGCCGCCGAGGACGACGGGGACGATCTCCCGGCGGCGGTCGACGAGGCGATGGCCGACGGCGGCACCGAACTCGAGTTCGACGAGGGGGCGGACCAGACGCCGACCGGTCCCGACTGGAACTGGCGGCTCGTCACGGAGGACCGCGACGTCGTCGCCGCGAGCACCGAGCCCCACCCCGACGCCGAGTCGGCGACCGAGGCCATCGAGCGCGTTCGCCAGCAGGCCAGCGAGGCCGATCTCATCGAGTTCGAACACGCCGCGTTCCAGGTCTACGAGGCCGACGACAGCGAGTGGCGCTGGCGGCTCATCGACGAGGACGGAAACGTGCTGGCCGACAGCGGCGAGGAGCACACCTCCCGCGGCGAGGCCGCCGAAGCGATGATGACGCTCAAGGAACAGGCCCCCGAGGCGGAACTGCTCGAGATCGAGACCGCCGCCTTCGAACTGTTCGTCGACGAGGACGACGAGTGGGGCTGGCGGCTCATCGACGAGGCCGGCAAGCTCGTCGCCGAAGATCCCGCGACCCACCCCACCCGCGGCGCCGCCCGCCAGGCGATGAACCGCCTGCTCGAGCACCTCGATTCGGACGTCCGGACGATGGACGACGCGATCTTCCAGCCCTACGCGGACGAGGACTGGCAGTGGCGCTTCGTCCTCCCGACGGGCGAGACCGTCGCGGAGGCCGGGGAGACCCACGCCACCCGCGACGAACTCGTCGCGGATCTGGACGACGTCCGCGAGTCGGCCGCGTCGGCTCGCACGCACGCGATCGGCGAGGTCGCCGTCCAGCTCTACGACAGCGGCGGCTGGCACTGGCGGCTGCTCGACCGCGACCGCGAGGAGGTCGCCGACTCGACGGTCACCTACGACGACCGCGACGGCGCCGTCGGCGGCGTCGAAGCGCTGCAGACCCACGTCGCCGACGCGCCCATCTTCGCCATCGAGGACGCCGCGATCCGGCTGGACCGCGACGACGGCTGGTCGTGGGAACTCGTCGACCGCGAGCGCGAGGTGATCGCGAGCGCGGTCGGCGCGGGGACGTCCAAGGCCGCCGTGCTCGACGATATCGAAGCCGTGCGCCAGCTGGCGCCGATGGCCGGCCGCGTCGACTTCGACGTCGCCTCGTTCGAACTGGTCGCCGACGAGGACGACCGCTGGCAGTGGCGGCTCATCGACGAGGACGGCCACACCATCGCGAGCGGCACCGAGGCGCACGCGTCGACCGAGGCCGCCCGCGCGGCCCTCGAGGACGTCCGCGAACTGATCGCCGAGGCGAGCATCCTCGAGATCGACGGCGTCTCCTTCGAACTCCACACCGCCGAGGGCGGCGACGGCTGGGTCTGGCAGCTGATCGACGAGTACGGGACGACGATGGCCGAGAGCACCCGGACCTACGAGAACCGCACCGAGGCTCGCGAGGCGATGAACGACGTGAAGGCCCACGCGCCCGACGGCTGGATCACCTTCACGGAGTGA
- a CDS encoding amidohydrolase family protein, which yields MERTGTILRGREFEPVEGRVVIGDDGRIEAIEETSVESDDIILPAFVNAHTHIGDSIAKEAGGGLSLEELVAPPDGLKHRLLRRASQEELAAAMRRSLQFMQESGTASCLEFREGGVEGVETLERAADGLEIEPIAFGRGSIDAMHAGDGFGASGANDANFDAEREATREAGKPFGIHAGEVDETDIDPALDLEPEFLVHMVHPEPDHLDRVAEQEVPIVVCPRSNLVTDVGLSPYTELSERTTLALGTDNVMLNSPSMFREMEFLAKLSELSATEILRMATINGAEIADLEYGLVEPGREARLLVLDGDSHNLAGARDPVRAVVRRAGVDDVREVVFGSASV from the coding sequence ATGGAACGAACGGGGACGATCCTCCGGGGTCGCGAGTTCGAACCGGTCGAGGGTCGCGTCGTGATCGGCGACGACGGTCGGATCGAGGCGATCGAGGAGACGTCGGTCGAGAGCGACGACATCATCCTGCCGGCGTTCGTCAACGCCCACACGCACATCGGCGACTCGATCGCGAAGGAAGCGGGCGGCGGGCTCTCCCTCGAGGAACTCGTCGCGCCGCCGGACGGGCTGAAACACCGCTTGTTGCGACGGGCCTCCCAGGAGGAACTCGCCGCTGCAATGCGTCGCTCGCTGCAGTTCATGCAGGAGTCGGGCACCGCGTCCTGCCTCGAGTTCCGCGAGGGCGGCGTCGAGGGCGTCGAGACGCTCGAACGGGCCGCCGACGGCCTCGAGATCGAGCCGATCGCCTTCGGTCGCGGCTCGATCGACGCGATGCACGCGGGCGACGGGTTCGGCGCGAGCGGCGCTAACGACGCCAACTTCGACGCCGAACGCGAGGCGACCCGCGAGGCGGGCAAACCCTTCGGGATCCACGCCGGCGAGGTCGACGAAACCGACATCGATCCCGCACTGGACCTCGAACCGGAGTTTCTGGTCCACATGGTCCACCCCGAGCCGGACCACCTGGACCGCGTCGCCGAGCAGGAGGTCCCGATCGTCGTCTGTCCGCGGTCGAACCTCGTGACCGACGTCGGGCTGTCGCCGTATACGGAGCTGAGCGAGCGGACGACGCTCGCGCTCGGCACGGACAACGTGATGCTCAACTCGCCGTCGATGTTCCGGGAGATGGAGTTCCTCGCCAAGCTGTCGGAGCTGTCGGCTACCGAAATCCTCCGGATGGCCACGATCAACGGCGCCGAGATCGCCGACCTCGAGTACGGGCTCGTCGAACCGGGCAGGGAGGCCCGGCTGCTGGTCCTCGACGGCGACTCGCACAACCTCGCGGGGGCGCGAGACCCGGTCCGGGCCGTGGTTCGACGGGCCGGCGTCGACGACGTCCGCGAGGTCGTCTTCGGTTCCGCGAGCGTCTGA
- a CDS encoding 4-phosphopantoate--beta-alanine ligase, with translation MTDYDTVSAEVDHEEEIPEDHPRYQDLLTRHRIEKGVEKGITHLQGMHAEGRGSAFDYLLGEETIPSADAAERAAAAHLLLADRPVLSINGNVAALVPGEMAELADATGADLEVNLFNRTEERIRAIADHLREHGAEDVKGLEADARIPNLDHQRAKVDEDGIYAADVVLVPLEDGDRAEALDEMGKTEIVIDLNPLSRSPQVADVPIVDNIIRAVPNVTAHARELADADESELEAIVEEFDREGALEEAEDRIRSGEL, from the coding sequence GTGACAGACTACGACACCGTCTCCGCGGAGGTCGACCACGAGGAGGAGATCCCGGAGGACCATCCGCGATACCAGGACCTGCTCACCCGCCACCGTATCGAGAAGGGCGTCGAGAAGGGCATCACCCACCTGCAGGGGATGCACGCCGAGGGTCGGGGCAGCGCCTTCGACTACCTGCTCGGCGAGGAGACGATCCCCAGCGCCGACGCGGCCGAACGCGCCGCCGCGGCCCACCTGCTGCTTGCCGATCGGCCCGTACTCTCGATCAACGGCAACGTCGCCGCGCTCGTCCCCGGCGAGATGGCCGAACTCGCCGACGCGACCGGGGCCGACCTCGAGGTCAACCTCTTCAACCGGACCGAGGAGCGCATTCGGGCGATCGCCGACCACCTCCGCGAGCACGGCGCCGAGGACGTGAAGGGCCTCGAAGCCGACGCGCGCATCCCGAACCTGGACCACCAGCGCGCGAAGGTCGACGAGGACGGTATCTACGCGGCCGACGTCGTACTCGTCCCCCTCGAGGACGGCGACCGCGCCGAGGCCTTGGACGAGATGGGCAAGACCGAGATCGTGATCGACCTCAACCCGCTCTCGCGGTCCCCCCAGGTCGCCGACGTGCCGATCGTCGACAACATCATCCGCGCCGTGCCGAACGTGACCGCACACGCCCGGGAGCTGGCCGACGCCGATGAATCGGAACTCGAGGCGATCGTCGAGGAATTCGACCGCGAGGGGGCCCTCGAGGAGGCCGAGGACCGGATTCGATCGGGCGAGCTGTAG
- a CDS encoding HalOD1 output domain-containing protein, which yields MPGSIDPSDDDVVTRRTLDTSRDAPAIGLVEIVADVDGTDAMELAPIYDRTDDLVADLFESPPEADADAKLEFSYQGYRITVRQDGTVVIRDSSE from the coding sequence ATGCCCGGGTCGATCGATCCGTCCGACGACGACGTCGTCACGCGCCGAACCCTCGACACCTCGCGAGACGCCCCGGCGATCGGGCTCGTCGAGATCGTCGCCGACGTCGATGGAACCGACGCGATGGAGCTCGCACCGATCTACGATCGGACCGACGATCTGGTCGCCGACCTCTTCGAGTCGCCGCCCGAAGCCGACGCCGACGCGAAACTCGAGTTTTCCTACCAGGGATACCGAATCACCGTTCGACAGGACGGCACCGTCGTGATTCGGGACTCGTCGGAGTAA
- a CDS encoding lipase family protein codes for MSNTTTPERSESTDDQTATSRRTLLQAAGTTVVGGAGLAAVSGSASAQVLSPDVIEVDDGLLGWSADGSLPVTDELLVFIHGWFGDTTVSSQASSVESSLVSGGYSPDETVAIEWPATNFNFLGAEADTEDVGEVTAGLIEEFYDSGGGNVRLVGHSLGGRCVLWAATKLGSGYQIETVAPLGAAADGSEVCGSPWNAGLDNACEVRNYHSNNDSTVGSAYGGFGDTALGTEGAGCDPAPNYTDVDVTLSVGSHLSYLGDSMVGNDLADAINSGSCDDNTDGDDDGDDGWGWF; via the coding sequence ATGTCGAATACCACCACTCCGGAACGATCGGAATCGACCGATGATCAGACCGCCACGAGTCGACGAACGCTGCTGCAGGCGGCCGGAACGACGGTCGTCGGCGGCGCCGGGCTGGCCGCCGTGTCCGGTTCGGCGTCGGCACAGGTCCTCAGCCCCGACGTCATCGAAGTCGACGACGGTCTGCTCGGTTGGAGCGCCGACGGCAGCCTCCCGGTCACGGACGAACTGCTCGTGTTCATCCACGGCTGGTTCGGCGACACCACCGTCTCGAGTCAGGCCTCGAGCGTCGAGAGTTCCCTCGTGTCGGGCGGCTATTCGCCCGACGAGACGGTCGCTATCGAGTGGCCCGCGACCAACTTCAACTTCCTCGGCGCGGAAGCCGACACAGAGGACGTCGGCGAGGTCACGGCCGGCCTCATCGAGGAGTTCTACGATAGCGGCGGCGGCAACGTCCGACTGGTCGGCCACTCGCTGGGCGGTCGCTGCGTCCTCTGGGCCGCGACCAAACTCGGCAGCGGCTACCAGATCGAGACCGTCGCGCCGCTGGGCGCGGCCGCCGACGGATCGGAAGTCTGTGGCAGTCCGTGGAACGCCGGTCTGGACAACGCCTGCGAGGTCCGCAACTACCACTCGAACAACGACTCGACGGTCGGCAGCGCCTACGGCGGTTTCGGTGACACGGCCCTCGGGACCGAGGGAGCCGGCTGCGATCCCGCTCCGAACTACACGGACGTCGACGTCACCCTCAGCGTCGGCAGCCACCTCTCGTATCTGGGCGACTCGATGGTCGGTAACGACCTCGCCGACGCTATCAACAGCGGTTCCTGTGACGACAACACCGACGGCGACGACGACGGAGACGACGGCTGGGGCTGGTTCTAA
- a CDS encoding universal stress protein, producing the protein MYDCILVPTDGSPEVEHALEYAFDLARSHDATVRAIYVVDVAGYGNLPMEAALEGVGGALREDGEQAVSRAEELAPADVDVETAVLEGSPSRVIVDQAQPEECDLVVMGTHGRAGIDRLLLGSVTERVVRRAPVPVLAVQVGSTDDGTPRDRNRVAVE; encoded by the coding sequence ATGTACGATTGCATCCTCGTTCCGACCGACGGCTCGCCGGAGGTGGAACACGCTCTCGAGTACGCGTTCGATTTGGCCCGGAGTCACGACGCCACGGTGCGAGCGATCTACGTCGTCGACGTCGCGGGCTACGGAAACCTCCCGATGGAAGCCGCGCTGGAGGGGGTCGGCGGCGCCCTTCGCGAGGACGGGGAGCAAGCCGTCAGTCGGGCCGAGGAACTCGCGCCGGCGGACGTCGACGTCGAGACGGCGGTGCTCGAGGGGTCGCCGAGTCGCGTCATCGTCGACCAGGCCCAGCCGGAGGAGTGCGACCTCGTCGTCATGGGAACGCACGGCCGGGCCGGCATCGACCGACTCCTGCTCGGCAGCGTCACCGAACGCGTCGTTCGCCGCGCGCCGGTACCGGTGTTGGCGGTCCAGGTCGGTTCGACCGACGACGGGACCCCCCGGGATCGGAACCGCGTCGCCGTCGAGTAA